Proteins from one candidate division KSB1 bacterium genomic window:
- a CDS encoding glycosyltransferase family 39 protein, whose product MNTTQKSRDWPFLGLLAAALLFRLLLLRFRFAIGWDEPHYLNLAANFATANFHGWLHPFWSPLYPALSGLLSLLVPDLEVAGRLVNIICGGLLLWPIYRLGVDLFGRNSARGAAALVAFYPPLAFGATSALAEPVYMLFATLGLWCGWESLKRDSARRALLAGLCWGLAYLTRPEGVGFLLVFVLFVTLLTVGDWFRARRLGVMRLAVVAGSAWLLAALPYIFYLHGETGRWTLSAKGAAVQQLEAQYFAPGKLGTFDTLSEDNRVYPNDQIYHDGDFVQAAARQGGLPIQNSPALLVRKYATHLHRLTRSELPAIFSLGLLVPFVLGLFGSPWQPAQARLSFYLLSCLGFFWFIVVPLFHINERYLIALLPVAIIWAGHGLVLLKDWLVAGLCQSRRGARWSDAGRQRCAWSGVLGFVLFFGFGTQLGSIVQRRALDTDFWSEAVELKQAGKWLRRHTSKTPVLMSYNKAVNFYAGNHNIRSGATFSQNEWPRLVQYAGYRGVTHVVWAERYAAHFPNLQQLNEPATAPPELHAIYDQSPAPGLRTIIYLFEPAVDRSPAARPEESP is encoded by the coding sequence ATGAACACAACACAAAAGTCGAGGGATTGGCCCTTTCTGGGTTTGTTGGCAGCCGCGCTGCTCTTTCGGCTGTTGCTCCTGCGTTTTCGCTTCGCCATCGGCTGGGATGAACCGCATTATCTGAATCTCGCGGCCAATTTCGCCACTGCCAACTTTCACGGCTGGCTGCATCCTTTTTGGTCACCATTGTATCCCGCGCTCAGTGGCTTGCTGAGCCTGCTGGTGCCGGATCTGGAAGTGGCCGGTCGGCTGGTCAACATTATTTGTGGCGGGTTGCTCCTCTGGCCGATTTATCGCCTGGGGGTTGATCTCTTTGGCCGAAACAGTGCCAGGGGGGCCGCGGCGCTTGTGGCCTTCTATCCGCCTTTGGCGTTCGGTGCCACCAGTGCTCTGGCCGAACCCGTTTACATGCTGTTTGCCACACTGGGTTTATGGTGCGGCTGGGAAAGTCTCAAACGCGACTCGGCAAGACGTGCCCTGCTTGCCGGTTTGTGCTGGGGGCTGGCCTATTTGACCAGGCCGGAAGGCGTCGGCTTCCTGCTGGTCTTTGTCCTGTTTGTAACGCTGTTGACGGTCGGGGACTGGTTCCGGGCGCGGCGCCTTGGCGTGATGCGTTTGGCCGTGGTGGCCGGCAGCGCCTGGCTGCTGGCCGCACTGCCCTACATTTTTTACCTGCATGGTGAAACCGGCCGTTGGACGCTGAGCGCCAAAGGCGCGGCCGTGCAGCAACTCGAGGCGCAATATTTCGCGCCGGGCAAGCTCGGCACCTTCGACACGCTTTCGGAAGACAATCGCGTTTATCCCAACGACCAGATTTATCATGATGGTGATTTTGTGCAGGCGGCCGCCAGGCAGGGCGGACTGCCGATCCAGAATTCGCCGGCACTGCTGGTGCGGAAATATGCAACCCACCTCCATCGCCTGACCCGTTCGGAGCTGCCGGCGATCTTCTCCCTGGGTTTGCTGGTGCCGTTTGTCCTCGGCCTGTTTGGCAGCCCCTGGCAGCCGGCGCAGGCACGACTGAGCTTTTATTTGTTGAGCTGCCTGGGATTCTTCTGGTTCATCGTCGTGCCGCTGTTTCACATCAATGAACGTTATTTGATCGCGCTGTTGCCGGTCGCGATAATTTGGGCCGGCCATGGGCTGGTGCTGCTGAAAGACTGGCTGGTAGCAGGGTTGTGCCAGAGCCGGCGGGGCGCTCGCTGGAGCGATGCCGGCCGGCAGCGTTGCGCCTGGAGTGGCGTGCTTGGTTTTGTCTTGTTCTTCGGTTTTGGGACCCAGCTCGGCAGCATCGTGCAGCGGCGCGCACTGGATACCGATTTTTGGAGTGAGGCCGTTGAGCTTAAGCAGGCGGGGAAATGGTTGCGCCGGCACACCAGTAAGACGCCGGTGCTGATGAGCTACAACAAGGCGGTGAACTTCTACGCCGGCAATCATAACATTCGTTCGGGCGCCACCTTTTCGCAAAACGAATGGCCGCGGCTCGTGCAATATGCCGGGTATCGCGGCGTCACCCATGTGGTATGGGCGGAGCGGTATGCCGCGCACTTTCCCAACCTGCAGCAGTTGAACGAGCCCGCGACCGCGCCACCGGAGTTGCATGCGATCTACGACCAAAGCCCGGCCCCCGGTTTGCGAACGATCATCTACCTTTTTGAACCGGCCGTTGACCGCAGCCCCGCAGCGCGGCCGGAAGAGTCGCCCTGA
- a CDS encoding DUF1972 domain-containing protein, translated as MNLAFMGIRGIPANYGGFETFAEQVATRLVKRGHQVTVYGRSNNIKYRDPYYHGVRLIILPTISHKYLDTVAHTFLCAWHAALREKYDAILVCNSANAIFCLIPRLFGQKVAINVDGLEWQRKKWNKLGQWYYKVSEWLATKLADVVVTDSKFIKKYYLEKFKQDSVFIPYGAPTTKVPANDTLRKYGLRPQEYVLYVSRLEPENNAHLVVKAFEQVKTDKRLVVVGDAPYSSEYIRALKSTRDPRIIFTGYVFGHGYQELQSNAYFYVQATEVGGTHPALLEGMGFGNCVLANDVPEHREVLEDAGYFFSTTRNGDLADKMQYLLDHPEAVAAAGKKAVEIIKRDYTWERITEDYEALFLRMLGKKK; from the coding sequence ATGAATCTGGCCTTCATGGGAATTCGGGGGATACCGGCAAACTATGGGGGCTTTGAAACTTTCGCGGAACAGGTTGCTACGCGACTGGTGAAACGCGGTCACCAGGTGACGGTTTATGGCCGCTCGAACAACATCAAGTACCGCGATCCCTACTATCACGGCGTGCGGTTGATCATTCTGCCGACCATCAGCCATAAATACCTCGACACGGTGGCGCACACTTTTCTGTGTGCCTGGCATGCCGCGCTGCGGGAAAAGTACGATGCCATCCTGGTGTGCAACAGCGCCAACGCGATCTTCTGCCTCATCCCGCGTCTGTTTGGTCAGAAGGTCGCGATCAATGTCGATGGCCTGGAATGGCAGCGCAAAAAATGGAACAAGCTCGGGCAATGGTACTACAAGGTCTCGGAATGGCTGGCCACCAAGCTCGCCGATGTGGTGGTGACCGATTCGAAGTTCATCAAGAAGTATTACCTCGAAAAGTTCAAGCAGGACTCGGTGTTCATCCCCTACGGCGCGCCCACCACCAAGGTGCCGGCCAATGACACGCTCAGGAAATACGGCCTGCGTCCACAGGAGTATGTGCTTTATGTCAGCCGGCTGGAGCCGGAGAACAATGCCCATTTGGTGGTCAAGGCGTTTGAGCAGGTCAAAACCGACAAGCGGCTGGTGGTGGTCGGTGACGCACCCTACAGCAGCGAGTATATTCGCGCGCTCAAATCCACCAGGGATCCCCGCATCATCTTTACCGGCTATGTTTTCGGTCATGGCTATCAAGAATTGCAATCTAATGCCTATTTCTACGTGCAGGCGACCGAGGTGGGGGGCACCCATCCGGCACTGCTGGAGGGCATGGGATTCGGCAACTGTGTGCTGGCCAATGATGTTCCCGAACATCGCGAAGTGCTCGAGGATGCCGGTTATTTCTTTTCCACCACGCGCAACGGCGACCTGGCCGACAAGATGCAATACCTGCTGGATCATCCCGAAGCCGTGGCTGCAGCCGGAAAAAAGGCGGTGGAAATCATCAAGCGCGATTACACCTGGGAACGGATCACGGAAGATTATGAGGCGCTTTTTCTTCGCATGCTGGGAAAGAAAAAGTGA
- a CDS encoding glycosyltransferase family 39 protein, translated as MPSIWIDELNHYYAAQSLNANGRAVFPSGEPNERALWYSKLVSLSFRLLGEGEFSLRLPSALLGVLGIAAVFWVARRFFGGQTALLAALFTAISPFAIGWSRLSRMYTLFQLLFLLASYAFYRGFENDARGRFAAWQHKLVPAGRLQRFLDRWNLNLFWLLTAAVLLWCSFQVHDLTALFMAGVLCYTGLQSVVHWRQQGVTAMVRSKYFITFWLLVFVPLLALLALPSLRAFVDYALGFMPKWAEGTRFQRRMLLVDFLFDHYQFPLGLLFVIGAYQILGRAHRAGLYVLSLFLGTLLLFMTVFAYRHFQYLFHVYGFFIMVCAFAFANLMHQEAETIRQRWFARTRLRPGLVSAIIAGVFLAWLPLTPAVRLARAIPFSPDGSFNGAMYMEEWREACRFVREHSDSTDVIISTDALGTLHYLGRVDYDLNFADLDLALENQLRDAAGEPFDLYSGRPFIKDLAQLQQVTAQGRTVWMLGQHYKLLEAPVFVPVPLREFILSHFERTLTTANNTVLVYRYPPRPVGEAQLDRQF; from the coding sequence GTGCCCAGCATCTGGATCGACGAGCTGAACCACTATTATGCCGCGCAATCGCTCAACGCAAACGGCCGGGCAGTTTTCCCCTCGGGCGAACCCAATGAGCGCGCGCTGTGGTATTCGAAGCTGGTGAGCCTGTCCTTTCGCCTGTTGGGGGAGGGTGAGTTCAGTCTGCGGTTGCCGAGCGCGCTGTTGGGCGTGCTGGGCATCGCCGCCGTGTTCTGGGTTGCCCGGCGCTTCTTTGGCGGGCAAACGGCGCTGCTGGCTGCGCTCTTCACCGCGATCTCGCCCTTCGCCATCGGGTGGTCGCGTCTATCGCGCATGTACACCCTTTTTCAATTGCTGTTTCTGCTGGCAAGCTACGCCTTTTATCGCGGCTTCGAGAACGATGCCCGCGGCCGTTTTGCGGCATGGCAACACAAGCTGGTGCCGGCGGGCCGGTTGCAACGTTTTCTGGACCGTTGGAATTTGAATCTGTTTTGGCTGTTGACGGCCGCCGTGCTGCTGTGGTGTTCCTTTCAGGTGCATGATCTCACCGCGCTGTTTATGGCGGGTGTGCTGTGCTATACCGGCCTGCAGTCCGTGGTGCACTGGCGGCAGCAGGGCGTGACGGCCATGGTGCGCAGCAAATACTTCATCACCTTTTGGCTGCTGGTTTTCGTGCCGCTGCTGGCGCTGCTGGCACTGCCCTCGCTGCGCGCTTTCGTCGATTATGCCCTGGGTTTCATGCCGAAATGGGCGGAGGGTACGCGCTTCCAGCGGCGCATGCTGCTGGTCGATTTTCTCTTCGATCACTATCAGTTTCCTCTGGGGCTGTTGTTCGTGATCGGCGCCTATCAAATTCTCGGCCGCGCCCACCGCGCCGGCCTCTATGTGCTGTCGCTGTTTCTCGGCACCCTGTTGCTGTTCATGACGGTGTTCGCGTACCGGCATTTTCAATACCTGTTTCATGTCTATGGATTCTTCATCATGGTGTGTGCCTTTGCCTTTGCGAACCTCATGCACCAGGAAGCTGAGACCATCCGGCAGCGCTGGTTTGCGCGGACGCGACTGCGGCCGGGGCTGGTGAGCGCGATCATTGCCGGCGTTTTTCTGGCCTGGCTGCCGCTCACCCCCGCGGTGCGGCTGGCGCGCGCCATTCCCTTCAGCCCTGATGGCAGCTTCAACGGCGCGATGTACATGGAAGAATGGCGCGAGGCCTGCCGCTTTGTGCGCGAACACAGCGACAGCACCGATGTGATCATCTCCACCGACGCGCTCGGTACGCTGCATTATCTCGGCCGGGTGGATTATGATCTCAATTTTGCCGATCTTGATCTGGCACTCGAAAACCAGCTCCGCGACGCCGCCGGGGAACCGTTCGATCTCTACTCGGGCAGACCCTTCATCAAAGACCTGGCGCAGTTGCAGCAGGTGACGGCGCAGGGCCGGACGGTTTGGATGCTTGGCCAGCACTACAAGCTGCTGGAGGCGCCGGTGTTCGTGCCGGTGCCGCTGCGCGAGTTCATCCTCTCCCATTTTGAGCGCACGCTCACCACCGCCAACAATACAGTGCTGGTTTATCGTTACCCGCCCCGTCCGGTGGGTGAGGCGCAACTGGATAGGCAATTTTGA
- a CDS encoding glycosyltransferase family 4 protein, which yields MTALPEKSRHLLCVSYHATVPHNTGANVRIVNLLRHLSALHPILLAPAPQEQELPHRVFVPRQAPPFIRQTLGFNPAILGCYGAAVFARAQQALTGLEIAAVQCEHLWSFPLAWRLARARRVPLILVEHNIEVVYVERAYRLPLLAHLTARMERRALAACDRVVVCSEVDARLLAERFHTPAEKIWIVPNGITLPAPRREAPAAALPEPLRGKKLALFLGKTDYPPNAEAIRVLREELAPRAQSRDRDLVFVVVGGPQQPDYSRVGQGLAFTGFVDDLQPLLQHATVCIAPLRSGSGTRLKILEYAAHARPIVATSVAAEGLNFVKGREIVIADDWDEFMQAIMQMVQGTIDGQAMARRAYRKVAEEYQWQTIAAQYQKRLLQLLPGRGECSTAGTAPDNLPPAAMNASQ from the coding sequence ATGACCGCCCTGCCGGAAAAATCGCGACACTTGTTGTGCGTGTCCTATCATGCCACCGTGCCGCACAACACCGGCGCCAATGTGCGCATCGTGAACCTGCTGCGCCATTTGTCCGCGTTGCACCCCATCCTGTTGGCACCCGCGCCGCAGGAGCAGGAGCTGCCGCATCGCGTATTCGTGCCGCGGCAGGCGCCGCCTTTCATCCGGCAGACGCTCGGTTTCAATCCGGCGATTTTGGGATGCTATGGCGCGGCGGTGTTCGCACGCGCACAGCAGGCGCTCACCGGACTGGAGATTGCGGCGGTGCAATGTGAGCATCTCTGGTCGTTTCCGCTGGCCTGGCGGCTGGCGCGTGCCCGGCGGGTGCCGCTGATTTTGGTCGAACACAACATCGAAGTGGTTTACGTCGAGCGTGCCTACCGCCTGCCCCTGCTGGCGCACCTCACGGCGCGGATGGAACGCCGGGCACTGGCAGCCTGCGACCGCGTGGTGGTGTGTTCGGAAGTCGATGCGCGCCTGTTGGCCGAGCGCTTTCACACGCCAGCGGAAAAAATTTGGATCGTGCCAAACGGCATCACTCTGCCTGCACCGCGGCGGGAGGCACCGGCGGCGGCCTTGCCGGAACCACTGCGCGGCAAAAAACTCGCGCTGTTTCTCGGCAAGACCGACTATCCCCCCAACGCCGAAGCCATTCGCGTGCTGCGCGAAGAGCTGGCGCCGCGCGCACAATCCCGCGATCGTGACCTGGTGTTCGTGGTCGTGGGCGGGCCGCAGCAACCGGACTACAGCCGCGTCGGGCAGGGGCTCGCCTTCACCGGCTTTGTGGATGACCTGCAGCCCCTGCTGCAGCACGCGACCGTTTGCATCGCACCGTTGCGCTCCGGCTCCGGCACGCGCCTGAAGATTCTCGAATATGCGGCGCATGCCCGGCCGATCGTCGCCACCAGCGTGGCCGCGGAAGGCCTGAATTTTGTGAAGGGCAGGGAAATCGTCATCGCCGACGATTGGGACGAATTCATGCAGGCGATCATGCAGATGGTCCAGGGCACGATCGATGGGCAGGCCATGGCGCGCCGGGCGTATCGCAAGGTGGCGGAAGAGTATCAATGGCAAACCATCGCCGCACAATATCAAAAGCGGCTGCTGCAGTTGCTGCCTGGCCGGGGAGAATGTTCGACTGCCGGCACCGCCCCCGACAACTTGCCGCCGGCCGCGATGAACGCGTCGCAATGA
- a CDS encoding oligosaccharide flippase family protein translates to MLLRGTFLLLIGQGLFLACGYGISVVLARWLGPQEYGVYGIVYSLLMVCELCVVAGIPNALQRYVGEDPGRAGALHRVLLRWQLGYTVVAWGAALAAAPLLAGFFNDARLVPLLQIALFDVLFFSFYWYYAGMLIGQKHFGRQTLVAGTYSVSKFLFTAGLLWAGFGVVGALVGNILGSLCGLVLGWWWTRLPHDTAAVDRRGLLHFIVPNILYSIGVNLFFYIDLWVVKYHLSGTVVGFYTAASTIARIPYSFAIALTGALLPGLSHAVARRQRLESERLIRQALRLTLLAVLPLLALVSSSADALAVLFFGAAYAGAGEILRLLMVGLSLYAVFMVINTMAMAGGGMKVCTLIVFVLLPVDLAFNLFGVPRWGATGAALATTATLLLGVLANTYYVTRLFGIALHAAPLLRAGAAAVLVFALSGCFPTTSPWELLVKFAALLAGYVVLLRLFGEIDREDMMKLRAMAAARFARSKPQPEAARVAVVSSPAAKGGA, encoded by the coding sequence ATGTTGCTGCGCGGCACCTTTCTGCTTCTCATCGGGCAGGGACTGTTTCTCGCCTGCGGTTACGGCATCAGCGTGGTGCTGGCGCGCTGGCTGGGCCCGCAGGAGTACGGCGTGTATGGCATCGTCTACTCGCTGCTCATGGTGTGCGAGCTGTGCGTGGTGGCCGGCATTCCCAATGCGCTGCAGCGTTATGTCGGCGAGGACCCCGGCAGGGCGGGCGCGCTGCACCGTGTGCTGCTGCGCTGGCAGTTGGGTTACACGGTCGTCGCGTGGGGCGCGGCACTCGCCGCGGCGCCGCTGCTCGCCGGTTTTTTCAATGATGCCCGGCTGGTGCCGCTGCTGCAGATCGCGCTGTTCGATGTCCTGTTCTTCAGCTTTTATTGGTACTATGCCGGCATGTTGATTGGCCAAAAGCATTTCGGCCGGCAGACACTGGTGGCGGGCACGTATTCGGTGAGCAAGTTTCTCTTCACCGCCGGTCTGTTGTGGGCGGGATTCGGGGTGGTGGGCGCCCTGGTCGGCAACATCCTCGGCTCCCTCTGCGGCCTGGTGCTGGGCTGGTGGTGGACCCGTCTGCCCCATGACACCGCCGCGGTTGACCGCAGGGGATTGCTGCACTTCATCGTGCCGAACATCCTCTATTCGATCGGCGTCAATTTGTTTTTCTACATCGATCTTTGGGTCGTCAAGTATCATCTCTCCGGCACGGTTGTCGGTTTCTACACTGCCGCGTCCACCATTGCGCGCATTCCCTATTCGTTCGCGATCGCGCTCACCGGTGCACTGTTGCCGGGGCTTTCCCATGCCGTGGCCCGGCGCCAGCGCCTGGAAAGTGAACGCCTCATCCGGCAGGCACTGCGCCTGACCCTGCTGGCGGTGCTGCCCCTGCTGGCGCTGGTGTCCTCCTCGGCGGACGCGCTGGCGGTGTTGTTCTTCGGCGCAGCCTATGCCGGCGCCGGAGAAATCCTGCGCCTGCTCATGGTGGGGTTGTCGCTTTATGCCGTTTTCATGGTGATCAACACCATGGCGATGGCGGGCGGCGGCATGAAAGTCTGCACGCTGATCGTGTTCGTGCTGCTGCCCGTCGATCTCGCGTTCAATTTGTTCGGCGTGCCGCGTTGGGGCGCCACGGGCGCAGCCCTGGCCACCACCGCAACCCTGCTGCTCGGCGTGCTGGCGAACACTTATTATGTCACCCGGTTGTTCGGCATTGCACTGCACGCCGCCCCTCTGCTGCGCGCCGGCGCGGCTGCCGTGCTCGTCTTCGCGCTTTCCGGTTGTTTTCCCACCACCAGCCCGTGGGAGTTGCTGGTCAAGTTTGCCGCGTTGCTGGCAGGGTATGTCGTTTTGCTCCGGTTGTTCGGTGAGATCGATCGCGAAGACATGATGAAGCTCCGGGCCATGGCCGCGGCCCGCTTCGCCCGGTCCAAGCCGCAGCCGGAGGCTGCGCGTGTTGCCGTGGTCTCTTCTCCGGCGGCCAAGGGAGGAGCATGA
- a CDS encoding glycosyltransferase family 4 protein, whose protein sequence is MNRKLRVCYYGSYDWNEPHNSTHILGMQQAGIEVIECNRPAAARRDAVQHYRSLWRTLAFAFTFIKNSFALFASLWRLPDLDAIVVGYPGFFDVPLARLISRRRGIPLLFNVHISLYETLVSDRGYFKAGSRIASLLKWYDRFLFRCATVVLTDTAAHAGYFARLYGLPREKFQRVFIGADPVYAPRPPRPQQPPGCTVLFYGTFIPLQGIEYIVQAAHLLRQHAGLRFEIIGRGQTQEQVHALAERLALPNLTFIDWVSREELVQRIADADICLGGQFGLTPKAGLVIGYKCFQMIAMGKAVIVSDSPGNRELLQHERDCLMCAPGNPEALAAAILRLQQDEALRRHLAQESRKTFEAHCSLRQIGEELGKIATSARAALAAPPAPRRTAAQPFVQQAG, encoded by the coding sequence ATGAACCGCAAGCTGCGTGTGTGTTACTACGGCTCGTATGACTGGAACGAGCCGCACAACTCGACGCATATCCTCGGGATGCAGCAGGCCGGCATCGAAGTGATCGAGTGCAACCGGCCGGCGGCTGCCCGGCGCGACGCTGTGCAGCACTATCGCAGCCTGTGGCGCACGCTCGCCTTCGCCTTCACGTTCATCAAGAACAGTTTTGCACTGTTCGCCAGCCTGTGGCGGCTGCCCGACCTCGATGCGATCGTGGTGGGCTATCCCGGCTTTTTCGATGTGCCACTGGCCCGGCTGATCTCCCGGCGCAGGGGCATTCCGTTGCTGTTCAACGTTCACATCTCGCTGTACGAGACGCTGGTGAGCGACCGCGGTTATTTCAAAGCCGGCTCGCGGATCGCCTCGTTGCTGAAATGGTATGACCGCTTTCTGTTTCGCTGCGCAACGGTGGTGTTGACCGACACCGCGGCACATGCGGGCTATTTTGCCCGCCTTTACGGCCTGCCGCGCGAGAAATTCCAGCGCGTGTTCATCGGCGCGGACCCCGTCTACGCGCCGCGGCCGCCGCGGCCGCAACAGCCGCCGGGGTGCACGGTTTTGTTTTACGGCACCTTCATTCCCCTGCAGGGGATCGAATACATTGTGCAGGCGGCGCATTTGCTGCGCCAGCACGCCGGCCTGCGCTTCGAGATTATCGGTCGCGGCCAGACGCAGGAGCAGGTGCACGCCCTGGCCGAAAGGCTCGCGCTTCCCAACCTCACGTTCATCGACTGGGTGAGCCGTGAGGAGCTGGTGCAACGCATCGCCGATGCCGACATCTGCCTGGGCGGGCAGTTTGGCCTGACCCCGAAAGCCGGTTTGGTGATCGGCTACAAATGTTTTCAGATGATCGCAATGGGCAAAGCCGTGATCGTGAGCGATTCGCCCGGCAATCGCGAGCTGCTGCAGCACGAGCGTGACTGCTTGATGTGCGCACCGGGCAATCCCGAGGCGCTGGCGGCCGCCATTCTGCGGTTGCAGCAGGACGAAGCCCTGCGCCGCCATCTGGCACAGGAGAGCCGGAAGACCTTCGAAGCGCACTGCAGCCTGCGGCAGATCGGGGAGGAATTGGGTAAAATCGCCACCAGCGCGCGCGCGGCCCTTGCGGCGCCACCAGCCCCGCGCCGGACGGCGGCACAACCTTTCGTTCAACAAGCCGGGTGA
- a CDS encoding Gfo/Idh/MocA family oxidoreductase: MLNVAVVGIGKMGLLHAGIMNALQGVRLCAIVDTSKFLLGFAQSLKQEVEIYEDFQKMLDQSKPDAAVLATPVFLHVPMANACLQRGIPFFLEKPLSLTSREAEALVAGVEKRGLTTMVGYMMRYVETFAKAKQLLQSGALGELITFQATIYVSQLFKTGKGWRYNKQESGGGVVIGQATHLIDLLRWYFGPVSRVSAHTRNWYSREVEDFAHAHFEFASGLTGWFDSSWSVRHHRLLEVSLTVHAANGNLIVCDDYVKLYLDKAAAGFPAGWTNFMKPDLFEGVEIDLGGPQYTRQDSAFVAAVKNGTRLESDVRNAYEVQRIVDAIYASAAGHGAPVSL, encoded by the coding sequence ATGTTGAATGTTGCCGTGGTCGGCATTGGCAAGATGGGCCTGTTGCACGCCGGCATTATGAACGCCCTGCAAGGGGTCAGGCTGTGCGCCATCGTGGACACCTCGAAATTCCTGCTCGGCTTTGCCCAAAGCCTGAAGCAGGAGGTGGAGATCTACGAAGATTTTCAGAAGATGCTCGACCAGTCCAAGCCCGATGCCGCGGTGCTTGCCACGCCGGTGTTCCTGCATGTGCCGATGGCGAACGCGTGCCTGCAACGCGGCATTCCGTTTTTTCTCGAAAAGCCGTTGAGCCTCACCAGCAGGGAGGCCGAAGCCCTGGTCGCCGGCGTCGAAAAACGCGGGCTGACCACGATGGTGGGCTACATGATGCGCTACGTCGAAACCTTTGCGAAAGCGAAGCAACTGCTGCAAAGCGGTGCCCTCGGCGAGCTGATAACTTTTCAGGCCACGATTTACGTTTCGCAGCTTTTCAAAACCGGCAAGGGCTGGCGCTACAACAAGCAGGAGTCCGGTGGCGGCGTGGTGATCGGCCAGGCCACCCACCTCATCGATTTGTTGCGCTGGTATTTCGGCCCGGTCAGCCGGGTGTCGGCGCATACCCGCAACTGGTACTCGCGCGAGGTGGAAGATTTCGCCCATGCCCATTTCGAATTCGCCAGCGGCCTGACCGGCTGGTTCGATTCCTCCTGGAGCGTGCGCCATCACCGCCTGCTGGAGGTCAGTCTCACGGTGCACGCCGCCAACGGCAATTTGATCGTTTGCGATGACTACGTGAAACTCTACCTGGACAAAGCGGCGGCGGGTTTTCCCGCGGGCTGGACCAACTTCATGAAGCCGGATCTCTTCGAAGGCGTGGAGATCGACCTGGGCGGGCCGCAATACACCCGGCAGGACAGCGCCTTTGTTGCCGCGGTCAAAAACGGCACCCGGCTGGAGAGCGACGTGCGCAACGCCTACGAAGTGCAGCGGATCGTTGACGCCATTTATGCCTCGGCCGCCGGACATGGCGCGCCGGTCTCGCTGTGA
- a CDS encoding glycosyltransferase family 2 protein, whose translation MKLIIQIPCLNEEQTLPLTLADLPRHIPGIDVIEYLVIDDGSTDRTAEVARQHGVHHLVRFTSRKGLAEAFMAGLDACLKLGADLIVNTDADNQYRGADIEKLVRPILEGRADMVIGDRQVEKIAHFSPLKIKLQKLGSWVVRHVSETSVPDATSGFRAYSREAALRMNVISRFTYTLETIIQAGKKHIALGHVQINTNGKLRESRLFTSIPDYLRRSIGTIFRIYLMYEPLKAFSWIGALVFAPGLAGALRFLYYYFTGDGGGHVQSLILSAVLMIVGFQIFMIGLLADLIAGNRRLQEDTLYRIKKLELQSLERSELAVWNGTAGARRNAMAPPALVENVVAGEG comes from the coding sequence ATGAAACTCATCATTCAAATTCCCTGCCTGAACGAAGAGCAAACCCTGCCGCTGACGCTGGCGGATCTGCCCCGCCACATTCCCGGCATCGATGTGATCGAGTATCTCGTCATCGATGACGGCAGCACCGACCGCACCGCGGAGGTGGCGCGCCAGCACGGCGTGCATCATCTCGTGCGTTTCACCAGCCGCAAGGGTCTGGCGGAAGCCTTCATGGCCGGCCTGGACGCCTGTCTGAAGCTCGGCGCCGATCTCATCGTCAACACCGATGCCGACAATCAATACCGCGGTGCAGACATTGAAAAGCTGGTGCGCCCGATTCTCGAAGGCCGGGCCGACATGGTCATCGGTGACCGCCAGGTCGAAAAAATTGCCCACTTTTCGCCGCTCAAAATCAAGCTGCAAAAACTCGGCAGTTGGGTGGTGCGCCACGTCTCGGAAACCTCGGTGCCCGATGCCACCAGCGGCTTCCGCGCCTACAGTCGCGAGGCTGCCCTGCGCATGAATGTGATCTCACGCTTCACCTATACGCTGGAGACCATCATTCAGGCCGGCAAGAAGCACATCGCGCTTGGCCATGTGCAGATCAACACCAACGGCAAACTGCGCGAATCGCGCCTGTTCACCAGCATCCCCGACTATCTCAGGCGCAGCATCGGCACGATTTTCCGCATTTATCTGATGTACGAGCCGCTCAAGGCGTTCTCCTGGATCGGCGCGCTGGTGTTCGCCCCCGGGCTGGCCGGCGCCCTCCGCTTTCTGTATTACTACTTCACCGGCGACGGCGGCGGCCACGTGCAATCGTTGATCCTTTCCGCGGTGTTGATGATTGTCGGCTTTCAGATTTTCATGATCGGCCTGCTCGCCGACCTCATCGCCGGCAACCGCCGGCTGCAGGAGGATACCCTGTATCGCATCAAGAAACTCGAGCTGCAAAGCCTGGAGCGCAGCGAGTTGGCGGTGTGGAACGGCACGGCCGGCGCCAGGCGCAATGCCATGGCCCCGCCCGCGCTGGTGGAGAATGTCGTCGCCGGCGAAGGATGA